The following are from one region of the Amycolatopsis sp. QT-25 genome:
- a CDS encoding alpha-ketoacid dehydrogenase subunit beta — translation MTEISMAQALNAALRDAVKDDDRVLIFGEDVGPLGGVFRVTDGITADFGEERCFDTPLAESGIVGFAVGMAMGGFRPVVEMQFDAFAYPAFEQITSHVAKLRNRTRGALSLPMVIRIPYAGGIGGVEHHCDSSEAYYTHTPGLRVVTPGTPQDAYDLLRDSIDSPDPVIFLEPKCRYWSKEPVSFTREGAAMDRAVVRRAGEDVTLIAYGPMVATALETAAAATAEGWDVEVVDLRSLSPFDDETVTASVRRTGRAVVVHEAAGFGGYGAEVVARVTEQCFHQLHAPVLRVTGLDIPYPPPKLERHQLPDVDRILDTVARLQWHDEPVVAGA, via the coding sequence ATGACCGAGATCTCGATGGCACAAGCCCTCAACGCCGCCTTGCGTGACGCGGTCAAGGACGACGACCGCGTGCTGATCTTCGGTGAGGACGTCGGCCCGCTCGGCGGGGTGTTCCGGGTGACCGATGGCATCACCGCCGACTTCGGCGAGGAACGCTGTTTCGACACGCCGCTGGCCGAATCCGGCATCGTCGGTTTCGCGGTCGGGATGGCGATGGGCGGGTTCCGTCCGGTGGTCGAGATGCAGTTCGACGCCTTCGCGTACCCCGCGTTCGAGCAGATCACCTCGCATGTCGCGAAACTGCGGAACCGGACCCGCGGCGCGCTGTCGCTGCCGATGGTCATCCGGATCCCCTACGCGGGCGGGATCGGTGGCGTCGAGCACCACTGCGACTCGAGCGAGGCCTACTACACCCACACGCCCGGCCTGCGTGTCGTCACGCCGGGTACTCCCCAGGACGCCTACGACCTCTTGCGCGATTCGATCGACTCACCGGACCCGGTGATCTTCCTCGAACCCAAGTGCCGCTACTGGTCGAAAGAGCCCGTGTCCTTCACCAGGGAAGGCGCGGCGATGGACCGCGCGGTCGTCCGCCGCGCGGGCGAGGACGTCACGCTGATCGCGTACGGCCCGATGGTCGCCACCGCGCTGGAGACCGCGGCGGCGGCGACCGCCGAGGGCTGGGACGTCGAGGTGGTGGACCTCCGGTCGCTGAGCCCGTTCGACGACGAGACCGTCACCGCTTCGGTGCGCCGCACCGGGCGCGCGGTGGTCGTCCACGAGGCGGCCGGGTTCGGCGGCTACGGCGCCGAGGTGGTCGCCAGGGTCACCGAGCAGTGCTTCCACCAGCTGCACGCCCCCGTCCTGCGGGTGACCGGACTCGACATCCCCTATCCGCCACCGAAACTGGAGCGTCATCAGCTTCCGGACGTCGACCGGATCCTGGACACCGTCGCCCGGTTGCAGTGGCACGACGAACCGGTGGTGGCCGGTGCCTGA
- a CDS encoding dihydrolipoamide acetyltransferase family protein, producing MPDFLLPDLGEGLTEGTIVTWLVAEGDTVGVDQPVVEVETAKAAVEVPVPFAGVVTRLHGEPGQSLPVGAPLLTIGSGFTEPGVTTASEGSGNVLIGYGTTTTTRRRRTRTVVAAPEKPSKTPRVISPFVRKMAADHKIDLSKLTGSGPGGIIRRADVEAALAVPESRDGEKRIPLTGVRKAVADKLTTSRRQIPEATVWVDVDATELVTARKALNASAPDRPVSLLGLVARFTVAGLRKYPELNSRVEGDEIVQLRDINLGFAAQTDRGLVVPVVRDAGSLSTRELSAAIGDRTAQAREGKLGPAGLTGGTFTVNNYGVFGVDGSAAIINHPEAAILGIGRIIDRAWVVGGALVARKICELTLAFDHRVCDGGSAGGFLRFVADCVESPVTALGDL from the coding sequence GTGCCTGACTTCCTGCTCCCGGACCTCGGTGAGGGGCTGACCGAAGGCACCATCGTCACCTGGCTCGTCGCGGAAGGCGACACCGTCGGCGTCGACCAGCCTGTCGTCGAAGTGGAGACGGCGAAGGCCGCGGTCGAGGTGCCGGTGCCGTTCGCCGGTGTCGTCACCCGCCTCCACGGTGAACCCGGTCAGTCGCTGCCGGTCGGCGCTCCCCTGCTCACCATCGGATCCGGTTTCACCGAACCCGGTGTGACGACGGCGAGCGAAGGCAGCGGCAACGTCCTCATCGGCTACGGCACGACCACCACGACGAGGCGCCGGCGGACGCGCACCGTCGTCGCCGCTCCCGAGAAGCCGTCGAAGACGCCGAGGGTGATCTCGCCGTTCGTCCGCAAGATGGCCGCGGACCACAAGATCGACCTGTCGAAACTGACCGGCAGCGGGCCGGGTGGCATCATCCGGCGCGCCGACGTCGAAGCGGCCCTCGCCGTGCCCGAATCGAGGGACGGCGAGAAGCGGATCCCGCTGACCGGGGTCCGGAAGGCGGTCGCCGACAAGCTGACGACTTCACGACGGCAGATCCCCGAAGCCACGGTCTGGGTCGACGTCGACGCGACCGAACTCGTCACCGCGCGCAAAGCGCTCAACGCTTCGGCACCGGACCGCCCGGTGAGCCTCCTCGGTCTCGTCGCCCGGTTCACCGTCGCGGGCCTGCGGAAGTATCCCGAACTGAACTCACGCGTCGAAGGCGACGAGATCGTCCAGTTGCGGGACATCAACCTCGGCTTCGCCGCGCAGACCGACCGCGGGCTCGTCGTCCCGGTCGTCCGCGACGCGGGCTCACTGTCCACAAGGGAGCTTTCGGCGGCGATCGGCGACCGGACCGCGCAAGCCAGGGAAGGGAAACTCGGTCCTGCCGGCCTCACCGGAGGAACCTTCACGGTGAACAACTACGGGGTGTTCGGCGTCGACGGCTCCGCCGCGATCATCAATCATCCGGAGGCGGCGATCCTCGGCATCGGCCGGATCATCGACCGTGCCTGGGTCGTCGGCGGCGCGCTGGTGGCGAGGAAGATCTGTGAGCTGACCCTGGCGTTCGACCACCGGGTGTGCGACGGCGGGAGCGCCGGCGGATTCCTCCGGTTCGTGGCCGACTGCGTCGAATCACCGGTCACCGCGCTCGGCGATCTCTGA
- a CDS encoding MFS transporter, with product MGGRSLGRRFGWLWAAYAASAFGTRFAFDAFSLIAITALGAGTTEVSFLAAAGLVAGAVVALPLGPWVEFRRKRPVMIAMDLVRCTALLTVPVAYAVGLLGFGQLLAVSVVVAAADITFSAAGGAFLKTLLPPEDLLVANARFESTTWTATVLGPPLGGFAVGLFGPVITIAADAVSYLLSALGIRAIGGSEPPPARREGPRLTRRDLWEGWRFILSHPVLRPLFVNTIMVNGLIMATAPLMAVLMLGQLGFAPWEYAVAFAVPCLGGLIGSRLSRSVVARYGRDKVLFVAGWLRVCWPVGLVFVQPGVPGLILVIVVEFCLITCIGVFNPVLATSRLETVPLDRAARTLSAWSIAGKLTTAALTALWGLLAALTGPRAAVGIAGALMLATPLLLPRNRRRAVPVSAHVDQKSGGRPRDQVTRAGESLLRTGARLRSGDGSRLDRDPGRSGPSGGAVESHDP from the coding sequence GTGGGTGGGAGATCGCTGGGGCGACGGTTCGGCTGGTTGTGGGCGGCGTACGCGGCGAGCGCGTTCGGAACCAGGTTCGCGTTCGACGCGTTCAGCCTGATCGCGATCACGGCGCTGGGCGCGGGCACGACCGAGGTCTCGTTCCTGGCGGCCGCCGGGCTCGTCGCCGGCGCCGTGGTCGCACTGCCGCTCGGCCCCTGGGTCGAGTTCCGCCGGAAACGGCCGGTGATGATCGCGATGGATCTCGTCCGCTGCACGGCGCTGCTGACCGTCCCGGTGGCCTACGCGGTCGGGTTGCTCGGCTTCGGCCAGCTTCTCGCCGTGTCGGTCGTCGTCGCCGCGGCGGACATCACGTTCTCGGCGGCCGGCGGGGCTTTCCTGAAGACTCTGCTGCCGCCGGAAGATCTGCTGGTCGCGAACGCCCGGTTCGAATCGACGACCTGGACGGCGACCGTGCTCGGCCCGCCGCTCGGCGGTTTCGCCGTCGGCCTGTTCGGACCGGTGATCACGATCGCCGCCGACGCGGTCAGCTACCTGCTTTCGGCACTCGGCATCCGGGCGATCGGCGGTTCGGAACCGCCACCCGCGAGGCGGGAAGGTCCCCGGCTGACCCGTCGCGACCTGTGGGAAGGCTGGCGGTTCATCCTCAGCCACCCGGTGCTGCGGCCCCTGTTCGTCAACACGATCATGGTCAACGGCCTGATCATGGCGACCGCACCGCTGATGGCCGTCCTGATGCTCGGGCAGCTCGGTTTCGCGCCTTGGGAGTACGCGGTGGCGTTCGCCGTGCCCTGCCTCGGCGGGCTGATCGGATCGAGGCTCTCCCGAAGCGTGGTCGCCCGGTACGGCCGGGACAAGGTTCTCTTCGTCGCCGGTTGGCTGCGGGTCTGCTGGCCCGTCGGGCTCGTCTTCGTCCAGCCCGGCGTGCCCGGGCTGATCCTGGTGATCGTCGTCGAGTTCTGCCTGATCACCTGCATCGGCGTGTTCAATCCGGTGCTCGCCACCAGCAGGCTCGAAACGGTGCCCCTCGACCGCGCGGCGCGCACGCTGTCGGCGTGGTCGATCGCCGGCAAACTCACCACCGCGGCCCTGACCGCGCTGTGGGGGCTGCTCGCCGCGTTGACCGGTCCGCGTGCCGCGGTCGGCATCGCCGGGGCGCTCATGCTCGCGACGCCGCTCCTGCTCCCTCGAAACCGTCGGAGGGCTGTGCCAGTATCTGCGCATGTCGATCAAAAGAGTGGTGGCCGACCTCGAGACCAAGTCACTCGAGCAGGCGAAAGCCTTCTACGAACGGGTGCTCGGCTTCGAAGTGGTGATGGATCACGGCTGGATCGTGACCCTGGCCGATCCGGACCGTCCGGAGGTGCAGTTGAGTCTCATGACCCATGA
- the xylA gene encoding xylose isomerase: MVPAPTREDKFSFGLWTVGWQANDMFGPASRAPLDPVEAVHRLSDLGAWGITFHDDDLVPFGSADAERTRQLKRFQGALDETGLVVPMVTTNLFGHPVFKDGGLTSNDRDVRRYALRKVLRNLDLAAELGASTFVLWGGREGSETDASKDVRAAMDRYREGIDFLAQYVIDQGYGLRLALEPKPNEPRGDILLPTIGHALAFIATLDNHEIVGVNPEVGHEQMAGLNIVHGIGQALWQGKLFHIDLNGQRGPRFDQDLVFGHGDVLSSFFLVDLLEHGGYDGPRHFDYKPLRTENMDGVWASAEANMAAYLLLAERARAFRVDPEVRAALDAALVPQLATPTLDDGETAADLLADRSAFEEFDPDKAAERGYGFIRLSQLALEHLTGAR; this comes from the coding sequence ATGGTTCCGGCACCGACGCGCGAGGACAAGTTCAGCTTCGGGTTGTGGACCGTGGGCTGGCAGGCGAACGACATGTTCGGCCCGGCGAGCAGGGCCCCGCTCGATCCGGTCGAAGCCGTGCACCGTCTCTCGGACCTCGGCGCCTGGGGGATCACCTTCCACGACGACGACCTCGTGCCGTTCGGCTCGGCCGACGCGGAGCGCACGCGGCAGCTGAAGCGCTTCCAAGGCGCGCTCGACGAGACCGGACTCGTCGTCCCGATGGTGACCACGAACCTGTTCGGCCACCCGGTCTTCAAGGACGGCGGCCTGACCAGCAACGATCGCGACGTCCGCCGCTACGCCCTGCGCAAGGTGCTGCGGAACCTCGACCTCGCCGCCGAACTGGGCGCGTCGACGTTCGTGCTCTGGGGTGGCCGCGAGGGCAGCGAGACCGACGCGTCGAAGGACGTCCGAGCGGCGATGGACCGCTATCGCGAGGGCATCGACTTCCTCGCCCAGTACGTCATCGACCAGGGTTACGGCCTTCGGCTCGCGCTGGAGCCGAAGCCGAACGAACCTCGCGGCGACATCCTGCTGCCGACCATCGGGCACGCGCTCGCGTTCATCGCCACCCTCGACAACCACGAGATCGTCGGCGTGAACCCCGAAGTCGGGCACGAGCAGATGGCCGGGCTCAACATCGTCCACGGCATCGGGCAGGCCCTGTGGCAGGGCAAGCTGTTCCACATCGACCTCAACGGCCAGCGTGGCCCGCGGTTCGACCAGGACCTCGTGTTCGGCCACGGCGACGTGCTGTCGTCGTTCTTCCTGGTGGACCTGCTGGAACACGGCGGCTACGACGGGCCGCGCCACTTCGACTACAAGCCGCTGCGCACGGAGAACATGGACGGCGTCTGGGCCAGCGCCGAGGCCAACATGGCCGCCTACCTGCTGCTCGCCGAACGTGCCCGTGCGTTCCGTGTCGATCCCGAGGTGCGGGCCGCGCTCGACGCCGCGCTCGTCCCGCAGCTGGCGACGCCGACCCTCGACGACGGCGAGACGGCGGCGGATCTGCTGGCGGACCGATCGGCGTTCGAGGAGTTCGACCCGGACAAGGCGGCGGAGCGCGGTTACGGCTTCATCCGCCTGTCCCAGCTGGCCCTCGAACACCTCACCGGCGCGCGCTAG
- the pdhA gene encoding pyruvate dehydrogenase (acetyl-transferring) E1 component subunit alpha, giving the protein MSRETSAAALLPSGVPVRFLAEDGTRVDEHGHYSEPPSERLVEAYRLMVLGRRFDAQATALTKQGRLAVYPSSAGQEACQVASALALTDADWLFPTYRDSVALVARGLEPGEILTLLRGDAHCGYDPAETRVAPQCTPLATQTLHAAGLAHAMQRRGEDSVAFALIGDGATSEGDFHEALNFAAVFEAPVVFFVQNNRFAISVPFEKQSAAPALAYKGVGYGVRSEQVDGNDAVAVLSVLEDAVAHARSGGGPVLVEAHTYRIDAHTNADDATRYRDRAEVERWRAADPVRRLETYLTTENLLSADDVERFRAEAETFAAGVRDTLNADVEPDPLSLFEHVYAVPTRQLAAQRALVAAEVEA; this is encoded by the coding sequence ATGTCGCGGGAGACCTCTGCCGCCGCGTTGCTGCCGTCCGGTGTCCCGGTGCGGTTCCTCGCCGAGGACGGCACACGCGTCGACGAACACGGTCACTACTCCGAGCCGCCGTCCGAGCGGCTCGTCGAGGCCTACCGGCTGATGGTGCTCGGCCGCCGGTTCGACGCGCAGGCGACCGCGCTGACCAAACAGGGCCGTCTCGCGGTCTACCCGTCGAGTGCCGGCCAAGAGGCCTGCCAGGTCGCGAGCGCGCTCGCCCTCACCGACGCCGACTGGCTCTTCCCCACCTACCGCGACTCCGTCGCGCTGGTCGCCCGCGGGCTCGAACCGGGTGAGATCCTGACACTCCTTCGCGGCGACGCGCACTGTGGCTACGATCCCGCCGAGACCCGTGTCGCTCCCCAATGCACGCCGCTGGCCACCCAGACTCTCCACGCGGCCGGGCTCGCCCACGCCATGCAGCGCCGCGGCGAGGACAGCGTGGCCTTCGCGCTCATCGGTGACGGTGCCACCAGCGAAGGCGACTTCCACGAGGCGCTCAACTTCGCGGCCGTGTTCGAGGCTCCCGTGGTGTTCTTCGTGCAGAACAACAGGTTCGCGATCTCGGTGCCGTTCGAGAAGCAAAGCGCCGCCCCCGCGCTGGCCTACAAGGGTGTCGGCTACGGCGTGCGCTCCGAGCAGGTCGACGGCAACGACGCCGTCGCGGTCCTGTCGGTGCTGGAGGACGCCGTCGCGCACGCGCGGTCCGGCGGCGGGCCGGTGCTGGTGGAGGCGCACACCTACCGGATCGACGCGCACACCAACGCCGACGACGCGACCCGCTATCGCGACCGGGCCGAGGTCGAGAGGTGGCGCGCGGCCGACCCGGTCCGCCGTCTCGAAACCTACCTGACCACCGAGAACCTTTTGTCCGCCGACGATGTCGAGCGATTCCGGGCCGAGGCGGAGACGTTCGCCGCGGGAGTGCGCGACACCCTCAACGCCGACGTCGAGCCGGATCCCCTGTCGCTGTTCGAGCACGTGTACGCCGTTCCGACCCGTCAGCTGGCCGCCCAGCGGGCGCTGGTCGCGGCCGAAGTGGAGGCCTGA
- a CDS encoding VOC family protein, translated as MLGFEVVMDHGWIVTLADPDRPEVQLSLMTHDETAPVVPAVSIQVDDVDAAYEEAKASGAEIVHALTDEPWGVRRFFVRDPGGHVVNVLSHR; from the coding sequence GTGCTCGGCTTCGAAGTGGTGATGGATCACGGCTGGATCGTGACCCTGGCCGATCCGGACCGTCCGGAGGTGCAGTTGAGTCTCATGACCCATGACGAGACGGCGCCCGTCGTCCCCGCCGTCTCGATCCAGGTGGACGACGTCGACGCGGCGTACGAGGAGGCGAAGGCGTCCGGTGCCGAGATCGTGCACGCGCTGACCGACGAGCCGTGGGGCGTCCGGCGATTCTTCGTCCGCGATCCCGGTGGCCACGTGGTCAACGTGCTGTCGCATCGCTGA
- a CDS encoding alpha/beta fold hydrolase, with product MKAALIRLSTSDSRDPGHLLFPPAGGTLETFGPLAGAAGADVWGVEYPGHGHRLAETPASSLEELAALVADATPKVWFSRSVIIAFGMGAFVALETAQRLGVAPGALIVVDACAPQRRSPEKTAKAGASAIGRVFGRTGLTPVAGYRDSPESWEYALDLLLGDLELLNAYRGPARTLLSCPIAAIRGTDDVASASGDDATGGWRVWTSGPFIGRVVPGGYLGVLESGRETEFWARVRRLRAAFSGVEPEVA from the coding sequence ATGAAGGCCGCACTCATCCGACTGTCCACATCAGACAGTCGCGACCCCGGCCACCTGCTGTTTCCGCCCGCCGGCGGCACGCTCGAGACCTTCGGCCCGCTCGCCGGGGCGGCAGGCGCGGACGTCTGGGGCGTCGAGTATCCCGGACACGGGCATCGGCTCGCGGAGACGCCTGCGTCCTCCCTCGAAGAACTCGCCGCCCTCGTGGCCGACGCGACACCGAAGGTCTGGTTTTCCCGCTCCGTGATCATCGCTTTCGGCATGGGCGCCTTTGTCGCACTGGAAACGGCTCAACGGCTGGGCGTCGCTCCTGGCGCGCTGATCGTCGTGGACGCGTGTGCGCCGCAGCGGCGCTCGCCGGAAAAGACCGCCAAGGCGGGCGCGTCCGCCATCGGCCGGGTGTTCGGGCGCACCGGGCTCACGCCGGTCGCGGGCTATCGCGACTCCCCCGAAAGCTGGGAATACGCCCTGGACCTGCTACTGGGCGACCTCGAGTTGCTGAACGCCTACCGGGGGCCGGCCAGGACACTGCTCTCGTGCCCGATCGCGGCGATACGCGGGACCGACGACGTCGCGTCCGCCTCCGGTGACGACGCGACGGGCGGCTGGCGGGTGTGGACTTCCGGTCCGTTCATCGGCCGTGTCGTCCCCGGCGGGTATCTCGGTGTTCTCGAATCCGGCCGGGAAACCGAGTTCTGGGCCCGGGTCCGCAGGCTGCGAGCGGCCTTCTCCGGCGTCGAACCCGAAGTCGCTTAG
- a CDS encoding ROK family transcriptional regulator, which yields MIGTRPAGQHTVRQHNTALVLGAIADGPGTSRAGLAAATGLTKATVSIVVDRLLAADLVAEGEPERRTGPGRRGTVVSLSPTGPHGLGVEIGVDYLAFCLVDLNGTVRVEEVRYEDNRTPHVFQRVSAFLREARKQAEALGVPVGGVGIAVPGLVEAGLVRLAPNLGWRDVDLADRLGETVTVANEANFAALAELWHGSALPDFVHVSGEIGIGAGIVLGRALFEGVRGAGGEIGHLPVAPDGPPCSCGANGCLERMAGQEEILRLAGAETVDELVSALESGDGAALSAVAIAAGHLGIGLSTVVNLMDVPTVVLGGTYARLEPWLREPLLAEVERRVPSTAWSPVRVIRSSLGTGAAVRGAAASVIRGVLADPEHYLTTHWPADQDARGR from the coding sequence ATGATCGGCACGCGTCCGGCGGGACAGCACACCGTGCGGCAGCACAACACCGCCCTCGTCCTCGGCGCGATCGCGGACGGCCCCGGCACTTCGCGGGCAGGCCTTGCCGCCGCCACCGGACTCACGAAGGCCACGGTGTCGATCGTGGTCGATCGCTTGCTCGCGGCCGATCTCGTGGCCGAGGGCGAGCCGGAACGCCGGACAGGCCCCGGCCGGCGCGGCACCGTCGTGTCGCTCTCCCCCACCGGCCCGCACGGACTCGGCGTCGAGATCGGCGTCGACTACCTGGCTTTCTGCCTCGTCGACCTCAACGGCACCGTCCGGGTGGAGGAGGTCCGATACGAGGACAACCGGACCCCCCACGTCTTCCAGCGCGTGTCCGCGTTCCTGCGCGAGGCGCGAAAGCAAGCGGAGGCGCTGGGGGTTCCGGTCGGCGGCGTCGGCATCGCCGTTCCGGGGCTGGTCGAAGCCGGCCTCGTGCGGCTGGCCCCCAACCTGGGCTGGCGCGACGTCGACCTCGCGGACCGGCTCGGGGAGACGGTCACCGTCGCCAACGAAGCCAACTTCGCGGCGCTCGCCGAACTCTGGCACGGCTCGGCGTTGCCGGATTTCGTCCACGTGTCCGGCGAGATCGGGATCGGTGCGGGAATCGTGCTGGGCCGCGCTCTGTTCGAGGGTGTCCGCGGCGCGGGCGGCGAGATCGGCCATCTCCCCGTGGCACCCGACGGCCCGCCGTGTTCCTGCGGCGCGAACGGCTGCCTGGAACGGATGGCCGGCCAGGAGGAGATCCTACGGCTCGCGGGCGCGGAGACGGTCGACGAGCTGGTCTCCGCGCTGGAATCCGGCGACGGCGCGGCCCTTTCCGCGGTCGCCATCGCCGCCGGGCATCTCGGCATCGGACTGTCCACCGTGGTCAATCTGATGGACGTCCCGACGGTGGTGCTGGGCGGGACCTACGCGCGGCTCGAACCGTGGCTGCGTGAGCCACTCCTCGCCGAAGTGGAACGCCGCGTACCGAGTACGGCGTGGTCGCCGGTGCGCGTCATCCGGTCGTCGCTCGGCACGGGAGCCGCCGTACGCGGCGCCGCCGCCTCGGTGATCCGAGGCGTTCTCGCGGATCCGGAGCACTATCTCACGACTCACTGGCCAGCCGATCAGGACGCTCGGGGCCGCTGA
- a CDS encoding PE-PPE domain-containing protein has translation MNVKKLRGILVAAALAAGLIGVTAPSAQADQARYYILVGGTCDGAATVYDDAWLRGGIRKVVHYPAGAAGAPNCDQTPMDQSVARGHEEARRVVQSSFDENPGAEFTVVGYSQGALVANLVLNDIADGRLAVDRSRFRAKIFADPMQPVGPPGRGISAVLPPGTGAPSPFGGYVSFGPGRTDFGGIPFIRYCIETDGVCHFDTIEAPGGYFAQHLCYQWARPTDHRSIMEDTIADGVYTNGSHALPRQNCRPPWPVA, from the coding sequence ATGAATGTGAAGAAACTCAGGGGGATCCTGGTGGCGGCCGCGCTGGCCGCCGGGCTGATCGGCGTCACCGCGCCGTCTGCCCAGGCCGACCAGGCGCGGTACTACATCCTCGTCGGCGGCACCTGCGACGGCGCCGCGACCGTCTACGACGACGCCTGGTTGCGGGGCGGGATCCGGAAGGTGGTCCACTACCCGGCAGGGGCAGCCGGAGCACCGAACTGCGACCAGACGCCGATGGACCAAAGCGTCGCGCGCGGGCACGAAGAAGCCCGTCGTGTCGTCCAGAGCTCCTTCGACGAGAACCCCGGCGCGGAATTCACCGTCGTCGGCTACTCGCAGGGCGCGCTGGTCGCCAACCTGGTGCTGAACGACATCGCCGACGGGAGGCTGGCCGTGGACCGGTCACGGTTCAGGGCGAAGATCTTCGCCGACCCGATGCAGCCCGTCGGTCCGCCGGGACGCGGGATCAGCGCGGTGCTCCCGCCGGGCACCGGGGCGCCGTCGCCGTTCGGCGGCTACGTGTCCTTCGGGCCCGGCCGCACCGATTTCGGCGGTATCCCGTTCATCCGCTACTGCATCGAGACCGACGGCGTCTGCCACTTCGACACCATCGAAGCGCCAGGCGGCTACTTCGCCCAGCACCTGTGCTACCAGTGGGCGCGGCCGACCGATCACCGCTCGATCATGGAGGACACCATCGCGGACGGCGTGTACACCAACGGCTCGCACGCGTTGCCGCGGCAGAACTGCCGTCCGCCGTGGCCGGTGGCGTGA
- a CDS encoding Lrp/AsnC family transcriptional regulator translates to MAHGRDPGRTVLALDDIDRAILAELSADGRLAVRALAERLHISRTNAYARLDRLISEGVITGFGARIDPRRAGLGTSAYILITVEQTSWRTMSAELRQIPFVEHVSLVGGDFDILLLVRTPDNASLRDVVLERLQALDGVRSTRTWLIFEEQPGAAPRVQSSGCG, encoded by the coding sequence GTGGCTCACGGCCGGGATCCGGGACGAACGGTCCTTGCCCTCGACGACATCGATCGCGCGATCCTCGCCGAACTGTCCGCCGACGGCAGGCTCGCCGTCCGCGCGCTGGCGGAACGACTGCACATCTCGCGCACCAACGCCTACGCGAGACTGGACCGCCTGATCTCCGAAGGCGTCATCACCGGCTTCGGTGCCCGGATCGACCCACGGCGCGCCGGGCTCGGGACGAGCGCGTACATCCTGATCACCGTCGAACAGACCTCATGGCGCACGATGTCGGCCGAGTTGCGGCAGATCCCGTTCGTGGAACACGTATCGCTCGTCGGCGGCGACTTCGACATCCTGCTGCTGGTGCGAACGCCGGACAACGCGTCACTGCGGGACGTCGTGCTGGAGCGGTTGCAAGCACTGGACGGCGTGCGGTCCACGCGAACCTGGCTGATCTTCGAGGAGCAGCCGGGCGCCGCCCCACGCGTTCAGTCCTCTGGCTGCGGTTGA
- a CDS encoding sigma-70 family RNA polymerase sigma factor: protein MGADELLSLARTGDGEAFRELVAPHRRELQVHCYRILGSVQDAEDLLQETLLAAWRGIGAYEERASVRTWLYRIATNRCLNALRAGDRRPYDHAAYRPEVPLPEPSRRRPEPSWLEPYPDVLLDGIADQMPGPEARYEARESISLAFLAALQQLPPKQRAVLVLRDVLGFRPAEVAGILDTTENAVTSALNRARSALAREMPDDRRETAPLPDSPRERRIVDEFARAFEAGDVEAIVALLTDDAWLTMPPLPLEYQGPDAVGHFLATVALRDDRRYSLIPTRANGQPAFGCYLRDPRTPIGHAHGVLVLELAGDRVTAVTRFLDNSLLAAFGLPRSLRG, encoded by the coding sequence ATGGGGGCGGACGAGCTGCTGAGCTTGGCGAGGACCGGTGACGGCGAGGCGTTCCGAGAACTCGTCGCGCCGCACCGCCGTGAGCTGCAGGTGCACTGCTACCGCATCTTGGGCTCCGTGCAGGACGCCGAGGATCTGCTGCAGGAGACGTTGCTGGCCGCGTGGCGCGGGATCGGCGCGTACGAGGAACGCGCGTCCGTGCGCACCTGGCTCTACCGGATCGCGACCAACCGCTGCCTCAACGCGCTGCGGGCAGGCGACCGCCGCCCGTACGACCACGCGGCCTACCGGCCGGAGGTCCCGTTGCCCGAGCCGTCGCGCCGCCGCCCGGAACCCAGCTGGCTGGAGCCTTACCCCGACGTCCTGCTCGACGGGATCGCCGATCAGATGCCTGGCCCGGAGGCGCGCTACGAGGCCAGGGAGTCGATCTCGCTCGCGTTCCTGGCGGCACTCCAGCAACTTCCGCCGAAGCAGCGGGCCGTGCTGGTGCTCCGGGACGTCCTCGGGTTCCGCCCCGCCGAGGTGGCGGGGATCCTCGACACCACCGAGAACGCCGTGACCAGCGCGCTGAACCGGGCGCGTTCGGCGCTGGCCAGAGAAATGCCGGATGACCGCCGTGAGACCGCTCCCCTGCCGGATTCGCCGCGGGAACGCCGGATCGTCGACGAGTTCGCCCGCGCCTTCGAGGCCGGTGACGTCGAGGCCATCGTGGCGCTGCTGACCGACGACGCGTGGCTGACCATGCCCCCGCTTCCCCTGGAGTACCAGGGTCCGGACGCCGTCGGGCACTTCCTGGCGACCGTCGCGCTCCGCGACGACCGGCGGTACTCGCTGATCCCGACCCGCGCGAACGGTCAACCCGCCTTCGGCTGTTACCTCCGTGATCCGAGGACGCCGATCGGGCACGCGCACGGGGTGCTCGTGCTGGAACTGGCGGGCGACCGGGTCACCGCGGTGACCCGGTTCCTCGACAACTCACTGCTCGCCGCTTTCGGGCTTCCCCGCTCGCTGCGCGGCTGA